A genomic window from Arthrobacter globiformis includes:
- a CDS encoding GatB/YqeY domain-containing protein yields MATLKERLHGDVVAHLKEHNKVALGTVRSVLGEIETREKSGKTPVELDDSQVTALLQKEAAKRRDTARIYTEAGEPERAAAEVAEAEVIEAYLPKALSAAEVESIVDEVIGGLRADGTELSVRHMGAVMKPVTARVAGRFDGKAVSDIVRQRLT; encoded by the coding sequence ATGGCCACGCTGAAGGAACGCCTGCACGGGGACGTCGTCGCACATCTGAAGGAGCACAACAAGGTGGCCCTGGGCACCGTGCGCAGCGTCCTGGGCGAGATCGAAACCCGGGAGAAGTCCGGCAAGACGCCGGTGGAGCTGGACGACTCGCAGGTGACGGCACTGCTGCAGAAGGAGGCGGCGAAGCGGCGCGACACGGCCCGTATCTACACGGAAGCCGGGGAACCGGAGCGGGCCGCGGCGGAAGTCGCCGAGGCGGAGGTTATTGAGGCTTACTTGCCGAAGGCCCTCTCCGCCGCTGAAGTGGAAAGCATCGTGGACGAGGTCATCGGGGGTTTGCGGGCTGACGGCACTGAGCTGTCCGTGCGGCACATGGGCGCCGTGATGAAACCGGTCACGGCCCGAGTGGCAGGCCGCTTCGACGGAAAGGCCGTGAGCGACATCGTCCGTCAGCGGCTCACCTGA
- a CDS encoding MaoC family dehydratase, with the protein MTGGQHLILGEMPSLSKLYVNAAASAARRRILGSHAAAVLPAVSHEVREVRPDVENLTAYQHLLGETASDVLPAGFIHALSFPVAISVMNRDDFPLPLLGMIHLRNVIEYRRPVRFTETLEIVARAETLRAHRAGTQVDIAVEVRAAGDSAVCWCGVSTYLAKGVFLPGIDKASAAAAQQGFTAPDPTALWQLGVDTGRAYAAVSGDFNPIHLSVLSARALGLRRSIAHGMYLASRALADVGSAKGGAFRWDVEFEAPVFLPARVALDISTAEAGDGGWLRSDYVAWSPRSGRKHFSGSVAAL; encoded by the coding sequence ATGACCGGCGGCCAGCACCTCATCCTGGGGGAGATGCCGTCGCTCTCCAAGCTCTACGTGAATGCGGCGGCCTCGGCGGCCCGCCGCAGGATCCTGGGCTCGCATGCCGCCGCCGTGCTGCCTGCCGTCAGCCACGAAGTCCGGGAGGTCCGTCCCGACGTCGAAAACCTCACGGCGTACCAGCACCTGCTGGGTGAGACTGCCAGTGACGTGCTGCCGGCAGGGTTCATCCATGCGCTGTCGTTCCCCGTCGCCATAAGCGTCATGAACCGGGACGACTTTCCCCTGCCCCTGCTGGGAATGATCCATCTGCGGAACGTGATTGAGTACCGCAGGCCGGTCAGGTTCACTGAGACGCTGGAAATTGTGGCCAGGGCGGAGACGCTCCGGGCGCACCGCGCCGGAACGCAAGTGGATATTGCGGTAGAGGTGCGCGCCGCCGGTGACAGCGCTGTGTGCTGGTGCGGCGTGTCCACGTATCTCGCCAAGGGCGTGTTCCTGCCCGGCATCGACAAGGCCTCGGCAGCAGCCGCGCAGCAGGGTTTCACCGCCCCGGACCCCACAGCGCTCTGGCAGCTTGGCGTGGACACCGGCCGCGCCTACGCTGCCGTGTCCGGGGACTTCAACCCGATCCACCTGAGTGTTCTTTCCGCCAGGGCCCTGGGCCTGCGCCGGTCCATCGCCCACGGCATGTACCTGGCGTCGAGGGCGCTGGCGGACGTGGGCTCGGCCAAAGGCGGCGCCTTCCGCTGGGACGTGGAGTTCGAGGCTCCGGTTTTCCTGCCCGCACGGGTGGCGCTGGACATTTCGACGGCGGAGGCCGGGGACGGCGGCTGGCTGCGGTCCGACTATGTGGCCTGGAGCCCGCGGTCCGGCCGGAAGCACTTCAGCGGGTCGGTGGCGGCGCTGTAG
- a CDS encoding glycerate kinase, protein MTSPTAPKTVRTLIAPDKFKGSLTAGEVAEALAAGLRSVTDASGRVGAVRCELLPLADGGDGSVDAAVDSGFTRRSYTVAGPTGQPVQASIAFDGTTAVVEVANTCGLALLPNGKLEPLDASSRGFGEAVLFALSLNPARVVLALGGSASTDGGMGMLTALGYRFLDAEGRQLSGSGKTLAQIRSVERTGLPELAETELIVASDVYNPLLGRQGAPAVFGPQKGAGAEEITALNNGLAHYVSKLAEAGDHRAKSLAGHEGAGSAGGLGFACLLLGAKQVSGADYFLDLLDFNTRKDSCDVVITGEGSIDEQTLAGKLPAAVARRSGGRPIIAVAGRSLLPRERWAEMALSRVYTLAEYTDRDSARDPQLSSALLRRIGQDIAAGLL, encoded by the coding sequence ATGACCAGCCCAACCGCCCCGAAAACCGTCCGGACCCTCATCGCACCCGACAAGTTCAAAGGCAGCCTCACCGCCGGCGAGGTAGCCGAGGCCCTGGCCGCCGGGCTGCGCTCCGTAACTGACGCGTCCGGCAGAGTAGGAGCGGTCCGGTGCGAACTCCTCCCCCTGGCAGACGGAGGTGACGGCAGCGTGGATGCCGCCGTTGACTCCGGCTTCACCCGCCGCAGCTACACCGTGGCCGGGCCCACCGGGCAGCCCGTCCAGGCAAGCATCGCGTTTGACGGAACCACCGCCGTCGTCGAGGTCGCCAACACCTGCGGTTTGGCGCTACTGCCGAACGGGAAGCTGGAACCGCTGGATGCCTCCAGTCGTGGCTTCGGCGAGGCAGTCCTCTTCGCCCTCAGCCTCAACCCGGCCAGGGTCGTCCTGGCCCTGGGCGGCAGCGCCAGCACCGACGGCGGCATGGGCATGCTCACCGCCCTCGGCTACCGCTTCCTGGATGCGGAGGGCCGCCAGCTCTCCGGCAGCGGCAAGACCCTGGCGCAGATCCGCTCCGTCGAGCGGACCGGCCTGCCGGAACTGGCCGAGACGGAACTCATCGTCGCCAGCGACGTCTATAACCCTCTGCTCGGGCGCCAAGGCGCACCCGCCGTCTTCGGACCCCAAAAGGGTGCCGGAGCGGAAGAGATCACAGCCCTCAACAACGGATTGGCACACTACGTGTCCAAACTGGCCGAGGCGGGCGACCACCGGGCCAAATCCCTGGCCGGTCACGAAGGCGCCGGAAGCGCCGGAGGACTCGGCTTCGCCTGCCTGCTGCTGGGGGCCAAACAGGTGTCCGGCGCCGACTACTTCCTGGACCTGCTGGACTTCAACACCAGAAAGGACAGCTGCGACGTCGTCATCACCGGCGAGGGAAGCATCGACGAACAGACCCTGGCCGGGAAACTTCCTGCCGCCGTCGCCCGGCGCTCGGGCGGCCGTCCGATCATCGCGGTGGCTGGCCGGTCGCTGCTCCCGCGGGAGCGGTGGGCCGAGATGGCGTTGAGCCGGGTCTACACGCTGGCAGAGTACACCGACCGGGACTCGGCCAGGGACCCCCAGCTCTCCTCCGCCCTGCTGCGCCGGATCGGGCAGGACATAGCGGCAGGCCTCCTTTAG
- a CDS encoding M50 family metallopeptidase: MVYVQVPGPSLPEQWWDRVAAGFTQTAVPAVSVTELVAVLLIAAVLSVPRATWRYFGLLATVTHELGHAFAALTSGQRLGGIRLQLNHGGTTTSYTRGRAAAVWSGFWGYPVPGVTGAALVWAGFSGWGPAALSAGLLVLLASLIFIRNAAGVLILLGAVVAVAAMIINVPAEFTGHVAIILGLALLVAAVRDLLKLTNVHLRRRDQLRSSDAYILYRATAVPSGVWIALFSLVVAACWVAAWLPMSRVFGAAT; encoded by the coding sequence ATGGTTTATGTGCAAGTCCCCGGTCCGTCCCTGCCCGAACAATGGTGGGACCGGGTGGCTGCCGGGTTCACCCAGACGGCCGTTCCCGCGGTCTCCGTCACCGAGCTCGTGGCTGTCCTGCTTATTGCGGCGGTGCTCTCCGTTCCCCGCGCCACGTGGCGCTATTTCGGCCTGCTCGCCACGGTCACCCATGAACTCGGGCACGCCTTTGCTGCCCTGACCAGCGGCCAGCGGCTGGGCGGCATCCGGCTGCAGCTGAATCACGGCGGCACCACGACCTCGTACACCCGGGGACGTGCCGCCGCAGTCTGGTCAGGTTTTTGGGGCTATCCCGTTCCCGGCGTGACCGGCGCCGCCCTGGTGTGGGCGGGCTTCAGCGGCTGGGGACCGGCCGCCCTGTCGGCCGGGCTGCTGGTCCTGCTGGCCTCGCTGATCTTCATCCGCAACGCCGCCGGCGTGCTCATCCTCCTTGGGGCAGTGGTGGCGGTGGCGGCCATGATCATCAATGTGCCCGCCGAGTTCACCGGCCATGTGGCCATCATCCTGGGCCTGGCCCTCCTCGTCGCCGCCGTCCGGGACCTGCTCAAGCTCACAAACGTCCACCTCCGCCGCCGCGACCAGCTGCGGTCCTCCGACGCCTACATCCTCTACCGCGCCACCGCCGTGCCGTCGGGCGTCTGGATCGCCCTGTTCTCGCTGGTGGTGGCGGCGTGCTGGGTGGCTGCCTGGCTGCCGATGTCGCGGGTCTTTGGGGCGGCAACATAG
- a CDS encoding tartrate dehydrogenase translates to MSANQTFSIALIPADGVGKEVVSAGRRVLDALAENSGGKFAFQWTEFPWGCGYYEKTGQMMDPNGLEVLKDFDAIYFGAVGWENVPDHISLWGLRLNITQNFDQWANIRPVKFLPGVQSPLRKADNTELDWIVVRENSEGEYAGLGGRNLSGRGPGNEVALQTALFTEKGCERIMRFAFDLARTRTVKKVSSVTKSNAQQYGMVLWDETFKRVALDYPDVQTESVLVDAMSAKFILHPEDLSVVVASNLNADILSDLGSALAGSLGLAASANLNPERRFPSMFEPVHGSAPDIAGKGISNPIGAIASAALMLDHFGLHEEARRVEAAIEQTTGAGHLTRDVGGESTTDDVTEAIIAALTLAPVAV, encoded by the coding sequence ATGAGTGCCAACCAGACATTCAGCATCGCTTTAATCCCCGCAGACGGCGTCGGCAAGGAAGTCGTGTCCGCAGGCCGCCGCGTACTGGACGCCCTGGCGGAGAACTCCGGCGGCAAGTTCGCCTTCCAGTGGACGGAGTTCCCCTGGGGCTGCGGCTACTACGAAAAGACCGGCCAGATGATGGACCCCAACGGCCTGGAAGTTCTGAAGGACTTCGACGCCATCTACTTCGGCGCCGTCGGCTGGGAAAACGTCCCGGACCACATCAGCCTCTGGGGCCTGCGCCTTAACATCACGCAGAACTTCGACCAGTGGGCCAACATCCGCCCGGTCAAGTTCCTCCCCGGCGTCCAGTCCCCGCTGCGGAAGGCGGACAACACCGAACTCGACTGGATCGTGGTCCGCGAGAACAGCGAAGGCGAATACGCCGGACTGGGCGGACGCAACCTCAGTGGCCGCGGTCCGGGCAACGAAGTCGCCCTGCAGACCGCACTGTTCACCGAGAAGGGCTGCGAGCGCATCATGCGCTTCGCCTTCGACCTGGCCCGGACCCGCACGGTCAAGAAGGTTTCCTCGGTCACCAAGTCCAACGCCCAGCAGTACGGCATGGTCCTCTGGGATGAAACCTTCAAGCGGGTGGCCCTGGATTACCCGGACGTGCAGACCGAAAGCGTCCTTGTCGATGCGATGAGCGCCAAGTTCATCCTGCACCCCGAGGATCTGTCCGTCGTCGTTGCATCGAACCTGAACGCCGACATCCTGTCCGACCTCGGCTCGGCCCTGGCCGGCAGCCTCGGCCTGGCGGCCAGCGCCAACCTGAACCCGGAACGCCGCTTCCCCAGCATGTTCGAACCCGTACACGGCTCAGCGCCCGACATAGCCGGCAAGGGCATCAGCAACCCCATCGGCGCGATCGCCAGCGCAGCCCTGATGCTTGACCACTTCGGCCTGCACGAGGAAGCCCGCCGCGTCGAGGCCGCCATTGAGCAGACCACCGGCGCCGGTCACCTGACGCGCGACGTCGGCGGGGAATCCACCACCGACGACGTCACCGAGGCGATCATCGCCGCCCTGACCCTCGCCCCGGTCGCCGTCTAG
- a CDS encoding glutathione S-transferase family protein, whose protein sequence is MSEKASTVEAHSRGRHAAESQPREFHSAEPRSTEPHSTKGAYVTGGEFTRDTNYIEDRITRDGTPGPNGEPGWPAEPGRYRLIAARACPWANRTVIVRRLLGLEDAISLGQPGPTHDARSWTFDLDADGKDPVLGIERLQEAYFRRFPDYPRGITVPAVVEVASGAVVTNNYPQITLDFSTEWTDFHRPGAPQLYPEHLRAEIDSVNKRVFTEVNNGVYRCGFAGSQEAYDAAYTRLWNAMDWLEERLSGQRYLVGDSITEADVRLFTTLARFDAVYHGHFKCNRNKLTEMPALWGYARDLFQTPGFGDTIDFVQIKQHYYIVHEDINPTQIVPAGPELSGWLTAHGRESLGGSPFGQGTPPGPVRAGEEVAPGHGAG, encoded by the coding sequence ATGAGTGAGAAGGCCAGCACAGTCGAAGCACACAGCAGGGGACGCCACGCCGCGGAATCGCAGCCCAGGGAATTCCACAGCGCGGAGCCGCGCAGCACGGAACCCCACAGTACAAAGGGCGCCTATGTCACCGGCGGCGAGTTCACCCGGGACACCAACTACATCGAGGACCGCATCACCCGGGACGGCACCCCCGGGCCGAACGGTGAACCAGGCTGGCCGGCGGAGCCGGGGCGCTACCGGCTGATTGCCGCGCGGGCGTGCCCGTGGGCCAACCGCACTGTCATCGTGCGCAGGCTCCTGGGGCTCGAGGACGCCATCAGCCTCGGCCAGCCCGGCCCCACCCACGATGCCCGGTCCTGGACCTTCGACCTGGACGCGGACGGCAAGGACCCCGTGCTGGGCATCGAGCGGCTGCAGGAGGCCTACTTCCGCCGCTTCCCTGACTACCCGCGCGGCATCACGGTTCCTGCGGTGGTGGAGGTCGCCAGCGGCGCGGTGGTGACCAACAACTACCCCCAGATCACGCTGGACTTCTCCACGGAATGGACGGACTTCCACCGCCCGGGCGCGCCGCAGCTGTACCCGGAGCACCTGCGCGCGGAAATCGACAGCGTTAACAAGCGCGTCTTCACCGAGGTCAACAACGGTGTCTACAGGTGTGGCTTCGCCGGGTCCCAGGAGGCCTACGATGCTGCCTACACCCGGCTGTGGAACGCGATGGACTGGCTCGAGGAACGGCTTTCCGGCCAGAGGTACCTGGTGGGCGACTCCATCACCGAGGCGGACGTCCGGCTCTTCACCACCCTCGCGCGCTTCGACGCCGTCTACCACGGCCACTTCAAGTGCAACCGGAACAAGCTCACCGAAATGCCTGCGCTGTGGGGTTATGCCCGGGACCTTTTCCAGACGCCTGGCTTCGGGGACACCATCGACTTCGTGCAGATTAAGCAGCACTACTACATCGTGCACGAGGACATTAATCCCACCCAGATCGTTCCCGCGGGCCCGGAGCTGTCCGGGTGGCTGACCGCCCATGGCAGGGAGTCCCTGGGGGGCAGCCCCTTCGGCCAGGGCACTCCGCCGGGACCGGTCAGGGCCGGCGAGGAAGTGGCCCCCGGCCACGGAGCCGGCTAG
- a CDS encoding FUSC family protein, translating to MSTSEQHRTAARDPLPRRIWQSVATRITRALAAPRLQLAAKAGLAAGIAFWVAPLMPGGAAQYAYYAPLGALVAMYENVSGSMRQGFQTLVGLGTGIGLAFLLISFGATPLTVAAVMALGVLLAGLPRLGAGRDWIPTAALLVLLVGGQNPDDFSFGYLLQMGVGVVVGIAVNLLVFPPLHFNAAALSLAELRLSLARQLSDMGAAMHEKWPPEHEDWSRRSEDLAQSARSVRAAVQKADASRAKNPRRRFHPRDVDKDYRSVRDLEHITFHIQDMTEVLADVIWSEDMPFTIPLPYSEPLAEALSAVGEVLRAAEEDDAERQAELFQAAHAAVASLEDRTAADGNGAGTPSAAGSILLSLHRILRVANPDGK from the coding sequence ATGAGCACCTCGGAGCAGCACCGGACTGCGGCCCGTGACCCGCTGCCACGCAGGATCTGGCAGTCAGTGGCCACCAGGATTACCCGGGCCCTCGCCGCACCGCGCCTTCAACTCGCCGCCAAGGCGGGCCTGGCGGCAGGTATCGCGTTTTGGGTGGCCCCGCTCATGCCCGGTGGCGCCGCCCAGTACGCGTACTACGCCCCGCTCGGCGCACTGGTGGCAATGTACGAGAACGTGTCGGGCTCCATGCGCCAGGGCTTCCAGACCCTGGTCGGCCTGGGAACGGGCATCGGCCTGGCCTTCCTTCTCATCAGTTTCGGGGCCACGCCCCTCACCGTGGCAGCGGTCATGGCACTGGGCGTCCTGCTCGCGGGGCTCCCGCGCCTGGGCGCTGGCCGGGACTGGATTCCGACGGCGGCCCTGCTGGTGCTGCTGGTAGGCGGGCAGAATCCGGACGATTTCTCCTTCGGCTACCTGCTGCAAATGGGCGTGGGCGTGGTGGTCGGCATTGCCGTGAACCTGCTGGTGTTTCCGCCGCTGCACTTCAACGCGGCCGCCCTCAGCCTCGCTGAGCTGCGGCTGTCCCTGGCCCGCCAGTTGTCCGACATGGGCGCCGCGATGCACGAAAAATGGCCGCCCGAACACGAGGACTGGTCGCGCCGGTCCGAGGACCTGGCCCAGTCGGCCCGCTCGGTCCGGGCAGCAGTCCAGAAGGCTGACGCCAGCAGGGCGAAAAACCCGCGGCGCCGTTTCCACCCGCGTGACGTGGACAAGGACTACCGCAGCGTCCGCGACCTGGAGCACATCACCTTCCACATCCAGGACATGACAGAGGTGCTTGCCGACGTCATCTGGAGCGAGGACATGCCCTTCACCATCCCCCTGCCCTACAGCGAACCGCTCGCGGAGGCCCTTTCCGCGGTGGGTGAGGTGCTTCGTGCAGCGGAGGAGGACGACGCCGAACGGCAGGCAGAGCTGTTCCAGGCGGCCCACGCGGCGGTCGCCTCCCTCGAGGACCGCACCGCCGCCGATGGCAACGGGGCCGGCACGCCGAGCGCCGCAGGATCAATCCTGCTCAGCCTGCACCGCATCCTCCGGGTAGCCAACCCGGACGGCAAGTAG
- the dctA gene encoding C4-dicarboxylate transporter DctA yields the protein MDHITTAGTAPARKTRWYRQLYFWVLTAIVVGILVGWLAPSTGVAMEPIGTTFVNAMKMLIGPIVFLTIVGGIASVADLKKVGMTGLKALTYFQIGTICAMTFGLVAINIFRLGEGVNADASKIETSESAAKLIDAGQNQQWWEFLTHIIPKSIVGPFVEGDILQIIFIAVVFGIALNAMGKVGAPVLDGVQRLTGVMFKILSFIMKAAPIGAFGAMAYAVGKFGVSSLTSMGGLIALFYITSILFVVIVLGSIMAFLKLNIFKMLKHFKEEYMLILGTSTAEPALPGLMRKLEHAGVKKETVGLVVPTGYSFNLDGAAIYLSLAALYIAQATNTDLTIGQQLGLLAVMLLTSKGAAGVAGGGFIALTATLTTIGTIPAAGIMLIFGIDKFMSECRALVNFTGNAVATLFIAWWDRTLDADRVRRVFNGETVEPMPSEDPVHLDEATDIDDDLAEYGHHAPKETSARHAGPSADATPSTNDRRPAYSETV from the coding sequence ATGGACCACATCACCACCGCCGGCACCGCGCCGGCCCGCAAGACCCGCTGGTACAGGCAGCTGTACTTCTGGGTGCTGACCGCCATCGTCGTCGGAATCCTCGTCGGATGGCTTGCGCCGAGCACCGGCGTCGCCATGGAACCCATCGGCACCACCTTTGTGAATGCGATGAAGATGCTCATCGGCCCGATCGTGTTCCTCACGATCGTCGGCGGCATCGCCAGTGTCGCGGACCTGAAAAAGGTCGGCATGACCGGCCTGAAGGCCCTGACCTACTTCCAGATCGGCACTATCTGCGCCATGACCTTCGGCTTGGTGGCCATCAATATCTTCCGGCTCGGCGAAGGCGTCAACGCCGATGCCAGCAAGATCGAGACCTCGGAATCTGCTGCGAAACTCATTGATGCCGGCCAGAACCAGCAGTGGTGGGAGTTCCTCACCCACATCATCCCGAAGAGCATCGTCGGTCCCTTCGTCGAGGGCGACATCCTGCAGATCATCTTCATCGCCGTGGTCTTTGGCATCGCCCTGAACGCCATGGGCAAGGTCGGCGCACCGGTCCTGGACGGCGTGCAGCGCCTGACCGGGGTGATGTTCAAGATCCTGAGCTTCATCATGAAGGCCGCTCCGATCGGTGCCTTCGGTGCGATGGCCTACGCGGTGGGCAAGTTCGGTGTTTCGTCCCTGACCAGCATGGGCGGACTGATCGCCCTGTTCTACATCACCTCCATCCTCTTCGTGGTGATCGTGCTCGGCTCCATCATGGCTTTCCTGAAGCTGAACATCTTCAAGATGCTCAAGCACTTCAAAGAGGAATACATGCTCATCCTCGGCACCTCCACCGCGGAACCGGCCCTGCCCGGCCTGATGCGCAAACTCGAGCACGCCGGCGTCAAGAAGGAAACCGTGGGCCTCGTTGTCCCCACCGGCTACAGCTTCAACCTCGACGGCGCCGCCATCTACCTCTCCCTGGCCGCACTCTACATCGCCCAGGCCACCAACACGGACCTCACCATCGGCCAGCAGCTCGGCCTGCTCGCCGTCATGCTGCTGACTTCCAAGGGCGCGGCTGGCGTGGCCGGCGGTGGCTTCATCGCCCTCACCGCAACCCTGACCACCATCGGTACCATCCCCGCCGCGGGCATCATGCTCATCTTCGGCATTGACAAGTTCATGTCCGAGTGCCGGGCCCTCGTCAACTTCACCGGCAACGCCGTTGCCACCCTCTTCATCGCCTGGTGGGACCGCACCCTCGACGCCGACCGTGTCCGCCGCGTCTTCAACGGCGAGACCGTCGAACCCATGCCATCCGAGGACCCCGTCCACCTCGACGAAGCCACCGACATCGACGACGACCTGGCCGAGTACGGCCACCACGCTCCGAAGGAAACCAGCGCCAGGCACGCAGGACCCTCCGCCGACGCCACACCCTCCACAAACGACCGTCGCCCCGCCTACTCGGAAACCGTCTGA
- a CDS encoding LysR family transcriptional regulator, with protein sequence MDTRKLKYFLAVVDHEGFNRAAEHLLIAQPSLSQTIASLEKDLGVPLFHRIGRRAVLSEAGKELVGPARLVMRDLDAAQSAVQALRGLRSGRLDIITMPSPGIEPLTSMTAAFTRLHPEVRLNVSAAFTPEEVIEAVRTGSTEIGLAGSASPIRVPGVNVLDLERQPLILIVNPQADTFTTGTTIQREDLGGHRLIASQRGSLMRWLVDDALARGVNTEIVVEVAHRTSILPLVLAGVGHAVMPSSWAPTAHKAGLRTLLIEPVSHLDVAILSRREDLTPAARAFLKVAELHVAPDPDAGQVPD encoded by the coding sequence GTGGACACGCGAAAGCTGAAGTATTTCTTGGCGGTGGTTGACCACGAGGGATTCAACCGCGCGGCCGAACACCTGCTCATCGCGCAGCCGTCCCTGTCCCAGACCATTGCCAGCCTGGAGAAGGACCTAGGCGTGCCGCTGTTCCACCGCATCGGGCGCCGGGCTGTCCTGAGCGAGGCCGGAAAGGAACTTGTGGGCCCCGCCCGGCTGGTGATGCGCGACCTGGACGCTGCCCAGTCAGCCGTGCAGGCGCTCCGCGGCTTGCGGAGCGGCCGCCTGGACATTATCACCATGCCCTCCCCCGGCATCGAGCCGCTGACGTCCATGACCGCCGCGTTCACCAGGCTGCATCCGGAGGTCCGCCTCAACGTCAGCGCAGCATTTACGCCGGAGGAGGTCATTGAAGCCGTCCGGACCGGCAGCACGGAGATTGGGCTCGCCGGCTCAGCCAGCCCCATCCGGGTCCCGGGAGTCAACGTGCTGGACCTCGAACGCCAGCCGCTGATCCTCATTGTGAACCCGCAGGCGGACACGTTCACCACTGGGACCACCATCCAGCGGGAAGACCTGGGCGGCCACCGGCTGATCGCCAGCCAGCGCGGTTCGCTGATGCGCTGGCTCGTGGACGACGCGCTGGCGCGGGGCGTGAACACCGAAATCGTCGTCGAAGTGGCACACCGGACCTCCATCCTGCCCCTGGTGCTGGCCGGCGTCGGACACGCCGTCATGCCCTCCTCCTGGGCCCCGACGGCACACAAGGCAGGCCTCCGTACACTGCTGATCGAACCGGTTTCCCACCTCGATGTTGCGATTTTGAGCAGGAGGGAAGACCTGACGCCTGCCGCCCGGGCGTTCCTGAAGGTTGCTGAGCTGCACGTGGCACCGGATCCCGACGCCGGGCAGGTTCCGGACTGA
- a CDS encoding 3-oxoacyl-ACP reductase, with the protein MTDTYARLVNHGLGRDLARKLGLPQPAELRRYRPGQPLIDGPVLVGGSGPGADGIAAALLSWGLDVRRHAVPKERLGGIVLVLDALEAPGDLEQPVLAAAPSLRDLAPGGRVVTVSRAPGGTPSTAAARQGVDGLLRSLAKELRAGATGNGIILAEDVSPTAPSALGALRFFLSGRSAFVDGQFIRVSSAEGSLPDDADAPLAGKVAVVTGAARGIGAAIARTLHRDGATVVAVDVPAAGDHLAEVANGVRGTALQLDITRDDAGQRIIDHAVHRHGRLDVVVHNAGITRDKLLVNMDQSRWGSVIDVNIAAQLRINEALLASEHFRSTPRIVSVASTSGIAGNRGQTNYAASKGGVMGMVRATAPLLAQHGGSINAVAPGFIETEMTARIPFATREIARRLNSLQQGGQPGDVAEAISFLAGDSAGGISGEVLRVCGQNLVGA; encoded by the coding sequence ATGACTGACACCTACGCACGGCTCGTCAACCACGGCCTCGGACGGGATCTGGCACGGAAGCTCGGCCTGCCGCAGCCGGCCGAACTGAGGCGCTACCGGCCCGGCCAGCCCTTGATCGACGGCCCCGTCCTGGTGGGCGGCTCCGGACCCGGCGCCGACGGAATCGCGGCGGCGCTGCTTTCGTGGGGACTCGATGTCCGCCGCCACGCTGTTCCCAAGGAACGGCTTGGCGGAATCGTGCTGGTCCTCGACGCCCTCGAGGCCCCCGGCGACCTGGAGCAGCCGGTCCTTGCGGCAGCCCCGTCGCTGCGCGACCTTGCGCCAGGCGGACGGGTGGTGACTGTTTCGCGCGCGCCCGGCGGAACGCCCTCCACGGCCGCGGCCCGGCAGGGCGTGGACGGGCTACTGCGGTCCCTCGCCAAGGAACTGCGCGCGGGCGCCACCGGCAACGGCATCATCCTGGCGGAGGACGTCAGTCCCACCGCCCCCTCCGCTCTGGGGGCGCTGCGCTTCTTCCTTTCCGGCCGGTCCGCGTTCGTGGATGGCCAGTTCATTCGGGTCAGTTCCGCCGAAGGCAGCCTGCCCGACGACGCCGACGCTCCGCTCGCGGGAAAGGTCGCCGTTGTGACCGGCGCGGCCCGCGGGATCGGCGCCGCCATCGCCCGGACACTTCACCGTGACGGTGCCACGGTTGTGGCGGTGGACGTTCCCGCGGCCGGGGACCACCTGGCGGAGGTCGCCAACGGGGTCCGCGGGACCGCGCTGCAGCTGGACATCACGCGTGACGACGCCGGGCAAAGAATCATCGACCACGCCGTGCACCGCCACGGCCGGCTGGACGTCGTGGTCCACAATGCCGGCATCACCCGGGACAAGCTGCTGGTCAACATGGACCAGTCCCGGTGGGGTTCGGTTATCGATGTGAACATCGCCGCCCAGCTGCGCATCAATGAGGCCCTCCTTGCCTCCGAGCACTTCCGTTCCACGCCGCGCATCGTCTCGGTTGCCTCCACGAGCGGCATCGCCGGCAACCGCGGACAGACCAACTATGCGGCGTCCAAGGGCGGGGTCATGGGCATGGTCCGGGCCACCGCACCGCTCCTGGCGCAGCACGGCGGTTCGATCAATGCCGTGGCACCCGGATTTATCGAGACAGAGATGACGGCGCGGATTCCCTTCGCCACCCGGGAGATTGCCCGGCGGCTGAATTCCCTGCAGCAGGGCGGGCAGCCGGGGGACGTTGCCGAGGCCATTTCCTTCCTCGCGGGCGATTCTGCCGGTGGCATTTCCGGAGAGGTTCTGAGGGTGTGCGGACAAAACCTGGTGGGGGCATGA